In one window of Undibacter mobilis DNA:
- a CDS encoding sensor histidine kinase, protein MIPGEQPDLTALPPESSPVKRRLAAQYVRDARDRLTSTSGTRPVFDVELLRQYAQNRLSASLVILLLVATVGFLSSLWTGAVAAGAWTASVLVIHAVIVTKCRQLLDAPVSTVDTRAWRFRFIMLDLFYGLAWMFVLIKPLGSDESSGTFMLFVMLLVVAVSSMLASSLPIAAFAATFPVTAAIALNFALLGTLRDYILAIMAVSAQGYFAILAYRLYSTTLATLEARAEKDALIGELEQAKMISDEARQRAEAANVSKSRFLAQMSHELRTPLNAILGFSEVMKTEVFGEHSVAAYKEYSADIHSSGVHLLGLINEILDLSRIEAGRYELNEESVSLVGIVEDCHHLLKLRATNRGINLHEVYEQGLPRLWADERAIRQICLNLLSNAIKFTPQGGDIWLKVGWTASGGQYMSCTDTGAGIPEEEIPVVLASFGQGSNSIKSAEQGAGLGLPIAKSLVDLHGGTFTLRSKLRIGTEVIVTFPPERVVAAMAPMTEPAPSIVPHEPVPGERILNDDERRRLRQRPLFRAGT, encoded by the coding sequence ATGATTCCTGGTGAGCAACCCGACCTGACCGCGCTGCCGCCGGAAAGCTCGCCGGTAAAGCGCCGGCTGGCCGCGCAATATGTGCGCGACGCCCGCGACCGCCTGACCTCGACCTCAGGCACGCGGCCCGTTTTCGACGTCGAATTGCTGCGCCAATACGCCCAAAACCGCCTCTCCGCCTCGCTCGTCATCCTGCTGCTGGTCGCCACCGTCGGTTTCCTGTCGAGCCTGTGGACCGGCGCGGTCGCCGCCGGCGCCTGGACAGCCTCGGTGCTGGTCATCCATGCGGTCATCGTGACCAAGTGCCGGCAGTTGCTGGACGCGCCGGTCTCGACGGTGGATACGCGGGCCTGGCGCTTCCGCTTCATCATGCTCGACCTGTTCTACGGTCTGGCCTGGATGTTCGTGCTGATCAAGCCGCTTGGCTCCGATGAGTCGTCCGGCACGTTCATGCTGTTCGTGATGCTGCTGGTGGTGGCGGTGTCGAGCATGCTCGCCTCCAGCCTGCCGATTGCCGCCTTTGCCGCGACCTTCCCGGTGACAGCAGCGATCGCGCTCAACTTCGCGCTGCTCGGCACCTTACGCGACTATATCCTCGCCATCATGGCGGTGTCGGCTCAGGGCTATTTCGCGATCCTAGCCTACCGGCTTTATTCGACGACGCTGGCGACGCTCGAAGCGCGCGCCGAAAAAGACGCGCTGATCGGCGAACTTGAGCAAGCCAAGATGATCTCCGACGAGGCACGCCAGCGTGCCGAAGCCGCCAATGTGTCGAAGTCGCGCTTCCTGGCACAAATGAGCCACGAGCTGCGCACGCCGCTCAACGCCATTCTCGGCTTCTCCGAAGTGATGAAGACCGAAGTGTTCGGCGAGCACTCGGTCGCCGCCTACAAGGAATATTCCGCCGACATCCATTCCTCGGGTGTGCATCTGCTCGGCCTCATTAATGAGATTCTCGACCTGTCGCGCATCGAGGCCGGCCGCTACGAACTCAACGAAGAGTCGGTGTCGCTGGTCGGCATCGTTGAGGACTGCCATCATCTCTTGAAGCTGCGCGCCACCAACCGCGGCATCAATCTGCACGAAGTCTACGAGCAAGGCCTACCGCGGCTGTGGGCGGACGAACGCGCCATCCGCCAGATCTGCCTCAACCTGTTGTCCAACGCCATCAAGTTCACGCCGCAAGGCGGCGACATCTGGCTCAAGGTCGGCTGGACCGCGTCCGGCGGCCAGTACATGAGTTGCACCGATACGGGCGCCGGCATTCCGGAAGAGGAAATTCCGGTGGTGCTGGCGTCGTTCGGCCAAGGCTCGAATTCGATCAAGTCCGCCGAACAGGGCGCGGGCCTCGGCCTGCCGATCGCCAAGAGTCTCGTCGATCTGCACGGTGGCACGTTCACGCTGCGCTCCAAGCTGCGCATCGGCACCGAAGTGATCGTCACCTTCCCGCCGGAGCGCGTGGTCGCCGCCATGGCGCCGATGACAGAGCCGGCGCCATCGATTGTGCCGCACGAACCCGTGCCCGGCGAGCGCATCCTCAACGACGACGAGCGCCGCCGCCTGCGCCAGCGGCCCCTGTTCCGCGCCGGGACGTGA
- a CDS encoding DUF1289 domain-containing protein — MIETPCVKICTLDVKRRLCLGCGRTMDEIAAWAGMVPAERRRIMNELSERLAAFNASQKLAG, encoded by the coding sequence ATGATCGAAACCCCTTGCGTCAAGATCTGCACACTCGATGTCAAGCGCCGGCTGTGCCTGGGCTGCGGCCGCACGATGGACGAAATCGCGGCCTGGGCCGGCATGGTGCCGGCCGAGCGCCGGCGCATCATGAACGAACTTTCCGAACGCCTTGCCGCTTTCAATGCCTCGCAAAAACTCGCCGGATAA
- a CDS encoding glutathione S-transferase family protein, which produces MKLYDAKGAPNPRRTRIFLAEKGIELPIEQVDIMAKQHKTPEFTAINPLQRLPALVLDDGTVICESLAICRYFEALRPEPPLFGQGPKEIGLTEMWSRRVENNLFATVAQVFRHLHPAMQELEVPQVPAWAEANRPRVFEFLGILDRQLAEHEFIAGERYSIADITAQVTVDFMKVPKLVVPEDLVNVKRWHAAVSARPSAKA; this is translated from the coding sequence ATGAAGCTTTATGACGCCAAAGGCGCGCCCAATCCGCGCCGAACCCGTATTTTTCTTGCCGAAAAGGGCATCGAGCTGCCGATCGAGCAGGTCGATATCATGGCCAAGCAGCACAAGACGCCGGAGTTCACGGCGATCAATCCGCTGCAGCGCCTGCCGGCTCTGGTGCTGGACGACGGCACCGTGATCTGTGAATCGCTGGCCATCTGCCGGTATTTCGAGGCGCTGCGGCCCGAGCCGCCGCTGTTCGGGCAAGGGCCAAAGGAGATCGGCCTCACCGAAATGTGGAGCCGGCGGGTCGAGAACAACCTGTTCGCGACCGTGGCGCAGGTGTTCCGCCATCTGCACCCGGCCATGCAGGAGCTGGAGGTGCCGCAGGTGCCGGCCTGGGCCGAGGCCAACCGGCCGCGCGTTTTCGAATTTCTCGGCATTCTCGACCGGCAACTCGCCGAGCATGAGTTCATCGCTGGCGAACGCTATTCAATTGCCGACATTACCGCGCAGGTCACTGTCGATTTCATGAAGGTGCCGAAGCTTGTGGTGCCGGAGGATCTCGTCAACGTGAAGCGCTGGCACGCTGCGGTGTCGGCACGGCCCAGCGCGAAGGCTTGA
- a CDS encoding NAD(P)-dependent oxidoreductase, with translation MAKVAFLGLGVMGYPMAGHLKNKGGHDVTVYNRTTAKAEKWAAQFGGKFAKTPAEAAKGQDFVMACVGNDNDLHDVTLGKDGAFQAMGKGTIFVDHTTASAEIARELYAAARKTGFDFIDAPVSGGQAGAENGALTVMCGGDEAIFNKAKPVIDAYARACNLMGAPGSGQLAKMCNQICIAGVVQGLAEALHFAKKSDLDIEKLIATISKGAAQSWQMENRYKTMDAGKFDFGFAVDWMRKDLSICLAEARKNGATLPVTALVDQFYADVQKMGGSRWDTSSLLARLERK, from the coding sequence ATGGCGAAGGTTGCTTTTCTGGGCCTGGGGGTCATGGGCTACCCGATGGCGGGGCACCTGAAGAACAAAGGCGGCCACGACGTTACCGTCTATAACCGCACCACCGCCAAGGCCGAGAAATGGGCCGCCCAGTTCGGCGGCAAGTTCGCCAAGACGCCGGCCGAAGCCGCCAAGGGCCAGGACTTCGTAATGGCTTGCGTCGGCAACGACAACGACCTCCACGACGTCACGCTCGGCAAGGACGGCGCCTTCCAGGCCATGGGCAAGGGCACGATCTTCGTCGATCACACCACCGCCTCGGCCGAAATCGCACGCGAGCTTTACGCCGCAGCCAGGAAGACCGGCTTCGACTTCATCGATGCCCCGGTGTCGGGCGGCCAGGCCGGCGCCGAAAATGGCGCACTCACGGTGATGTGCGGTGGCGACGAGGCCATCTTCAACAAGGCCAAGCCCGTGATCGATGCTTATGCGCGCGCCTGCAATCTGATGGGCGCGCCCGGCTCGGGCCAGCTCGCCAAAATGTGCAACCAGATCTGTATCGCCGGTGTCGTTCAGGGACTGGCGGAAGCGCTGCATTTCGCCAAGAAGTCAGACCTCGACATCGAGAAGCTGATCGCCACCATTTCCAAAGGCGCGGCGCAGTCGTGGCAGATGGAGAACCGCTACAAGACCATGGATGCCGGCAAGTTCGACTTCGGCTTCGCGGTGGACTGGATGCGCAAGGACCTGAGCATCTGTCTGGCTGAAGCGCGCAAGAACGGCGCGACCCTTCCCGTCACCGCGCTGGTCGATCAGTTCTACGCCGACGTGCAGAAGATGGGTGGCAGCCGCTGGGATACGTCGAGCCTGCTGGCAAGGTTGGAGCGGAAGTAA
- a CDS encoding Mrp/NBP35 family ATP-binding protein: MAVSKDEVLGALAKVRSPNGAPLTGEKVLSDIVATDGKVFFSITVDAAAVKAWEPVRAAAEAAVRALPGVTSALVALTAEKAGKGPAPAHQAQGHNHGHNHGPAKAASGAQTGIPGVDAVIAVASGKGGVGKSTTAVNLALGLAALGLKVGLLDADIYGPSIPKLLNIKEKPETLGGTRLKPIERYGLKVMSIGFLIDEETPMIWRGPMVMSAITQMLREVEWGKLDVMVVDMPPGTGDAQLTMAQQVPLKGAVIVSTPQDLALIDARRGVAMFKRVNVPVLGVVENMSYFLCPQCGTRSDLFGHGGARHEAERQGVPFLGEVPLHMTIREKSDAGLPVVATEPDGVHAKLYRDIAARVLEQIKGGPSRSAPKIVIEA; the protein is encoded by the coding sequence ATGGCGGTGAGCAAGGACGAAGTGCTGGGCGCGCTGGCGAAGGTCCGTTCGCCCAATGGTGCCCCGCTCACCGGCGAGAAGGTGCTGTCCGACATCGTCGCCACCGACGGCAAGGTGTTCTTCTCGATCACCGTGGACGCCGCGGCGGTGAAGGCCTGGGAGCCGGTGCGCGCGGCGGCCGAAGCCGCGGTGCGTGCTCTGCCGGGTGTCACCTCGGCGCTGGTCGCGCTCACAGCCGAGAAAGCCGGGAAGGGCCCGGCGCCCGCGCATCAGGCGCAGGGTCACAATCACGGCCACAATCACGGCCCGGCCAAAGCGGCTTCTGGTGCCCAGACCGGTATCCCCGGCGTCGATGCGGTGATCGCGGTCGCCTCCGGCAAAGGCGGCGTCGGCAAATCGACCACTGCGGTCAATCTCGCGCTCGGCCTTGCTGCGCTCGGCCTCAAGGTTGGCCTGCTCGATGCCGATATCTACGGCCCGTCGATCCCGAAACTGCTCAACATCAAAGAGAAGCCGGAGACCCTCGGCGGCACCCGCCTCAAGCCGATCGAGCGCTACGGCCTCAAGGTCATGTCGATCGGCTTCCTGATTGACGAAGAAACACCGATGATCTGGCGCGGTCCGATGGTGATGTCGGCGATTACGCAGATGTTGCGTGAAGTCGAGTGGGGCAAGCTTGACGTCATGGTAGTGGACATGCCGCCGGGCACCGGCGATGCCCAGCTTACGATGGCGCAGCAGGTGCCGCTCAAGGGCGCTGTGATTGTCTCGACGCCCCAGGATCTGGCGCTGATCGACGCCCGTCGCGGCGTTGCCATGTTCAAGCGCGTCAACGTGCCGGTGCTCGGCGTCGTGGAGAACATGAGCTACTTCCTGTGCCCGCAATGCGGCACGCGCTCCGACCTGTTCGGCCATGGCGGCGCGCGGCACGAGGCCGAGCGGCAGGGCGTACCGTTCCTCGGCGAAGTTCCACTGCATATGACGATCCGCGAGAAGTCGGACGCGGGCCTCCCTGTCGTCGCGACCGAGCCGGACGGCGTCCACGCCAAGCTCTACCGCGACATCGCCGCCAGGGTTTTGGAACAAATCAAAGGCGGGCCCTCGCGTAGCGCGCCGAAGATCGTCATCGAGGCGTGA
- a CDS encoding TIGR02281 family clan AA aspartic protease → MAFWLVVGLLLIVGYTYRFELRDVGDRVVAEVIPGYVARHGQDAEVVRGSDGDFSLTAHVNGARVPMVIDTGASSVVLTQEAARASGLPIEVLSYTVNVDTANGRTRAAPVTLERVVVGGLIERSVPALVAKEGQLKQSLLGMSFLNRLDSWEVRGNKLRMRGTP, encoded by the coding sequence ATGGCATTCTGGCTGGTCGTCGGCCTGCTGCTGATCGTCGGCTATACTTATCGCTTCGAACTGCGTGACGTCGGCGACCGCGTCGTCGCCGAAGTGATACCCGGCTACGTGGCGCGCCACGGCCAGGACGCCGAAGTGGTGCGCGGCAGCGATGGCGATTTCTCGCTGACCGCCCATGTCAACGGCGCGCGAGTGCCGATGGTAATCGACACCGGTGCGTCGTCGGTGGTGCTGACACAAGAAGCGGCCAGAGCCTCGGGCCTGCCGATCGAAGTGCTGAGCTACACCGTCAATGTCGATACCGCGAACGGCCGCACACGCGCGGCGCCGGTGACGCTGGAGCGCGTCGTCGTCGGCGGACTAATCGAACGTTCAGTGCCGGCGCTGGTGGCGAAAGAAGGCCAGCTCAAACAATCACTGCTCGGCATGAGCTTCCTCAACCGGCTCGACAGCTGGGAAGTGCGTGGCAACAAGCTGCGCATGCGCGGCACGCCGTAA
- a CDS encoding polysaccharide deacetylase family protein → MLKLPTHGRYGYSPIDERPTYQWPDGKRLAFYIGLNVEHFAFMAGIGNDPFSRTAGPQTQRNYAWRDYGLRVGIWKVFDLFEELGLPASILLNSLVCEHYPQVVERIKRRGDSICAHGRTNGELLNTMWEHDEARVIAETTDLIAAHFGRRPTGWMGPAAAESRVTPDLLVEAGYTHTLGWPLDDQPVWIGTRSGPILSVPYPMELNDIGSNVLRDHTGEHFERMIIDQFDEMLDQSEKHPLVMSIALHPFVCGQPFRLRALRRALKHCVVRAGNNVWFTDAETIAEYCMALPKGLIS, encoded by the coding sequence ATGCTTAAGCTGCCGACGCACGGGCGTTACGGCTATTCGCCGATCGACGAACGTCCGACCTATCAGTGGCCGGACGGCAAGCGTCTGGCCTTTTACATCGGCCTGAATGTCGAGCACTTTGCTTTCATGGCTGGCATTGGAAATGATCCGTTCTCGCGAACAGCCGGACCGCAGACGCAGCGCAACTATGCCTGGCGTGATTACGGCCTGCGTGTCGGAATCTGGAAGGTTTTCGACTTGTTTGAGGAGCTTGGATTGCCGGCGTCGATCCTGCTCAATAGTCTGGTTTGCGAACATTATCCTCAGGTCGTCGAACGCATCAAGCGGCGCGGCGATTCAATATGCGCACATGGCCGCACCAACGGTGAACTGCTCAACACGATGTGGGAGCACGATGAGGCGCGAGTCATTGCCGAGACCACCGATCTTATCGCCGCGCATTTCGGACGGCGGCCGACCGGCTGGATGGGTCCGGCGGCGGCTGAATCCAGGGTGACGCCGGATCTGCTCGTGGAGGCCGGCTATACGCATACGCTGGGCTGGCCGCTCGACGATCAGCCGGTCTGGATCGGGACCCGCTCGGGGCCAATCCTGTCCGTGCCATATCCGATGGAACTGAACGATATCGGCAGCAACGTGCTGAGGGATCATACCGGCGAGCATTTCGAACGTATGATCATCGATCAATTCGACGAGATGCTGGATCAATCCGAGAAACATCCGCTCGTCATGTCGATCGCCCTGCATCCCTTCGTATGTGGGCAGCCCTTCCGGTTGCGCGCGCTGAGGCGCGCGCTGAAGCACTGCGTGGTGCGGGCAGGAAACAATGTATGGTTCACCGATGCCGAGACGATTGCCGAATATTGCATGGCGCTGCCCAAAGGCTTGATTTCTTGA
- a CDS encoding isochorismatase family protein, whose protein sequence is MNSSVAATLKTVIKSDSASNEVYARQGMGQRIGFGKRPAVLLIDMQNDFCDKDAPTTLYPSITSTYEPIKQLSAAARKHKAPVIYTQGLVAADGSSAGLWRLKTKHHGLSSVQIEGSRGAAIIDELTPQPGDRLIRKWRPSAFFRTDLEVFLGVQQIDTLLICGTSMSGCVRATAVDGFMRDIRCMIVREGVADRSDAVMDANLFDVDQKYGDVVTLEMCLQYFEGLPKAAAL, encoded by the coding sequence ATGAATAGTTCCGTCGCGGCAACCTTGAAGACCGTCATAAAGTCGGATAGCGCTTCGAACGAAGTCTACGCCCGCCAGGGCATGGGCCAGCGCATCGGTTTCGGCAAACGTCCGGCGGTTCTGCTTATCGATATGCAGAATGACTTCTGCGATAAGGATGCGCCGACGACGCTCTATCCTTCCATCACGTCCACTTACGAGCCGATCAAGCAGCTGTCGGCGGCCGCGCGCAAGCACAAGGCGCCGGTCATCTATACGCAAGGGTTGGTCGCGGCGGACGGTTCGAGCGCCGGCCTTTGGCGCTTGAAAACGAAGCATCACGGGCTCAGCAGCGTGCAGATCGAGGGGAGCCGCGGCGCTGCCATCATCGACGAGCTCACGCCGCAACCGGGCGATCGACTCATCCGCAAGTGGCGGCCGAGCGCATTCTTCCGGACGGACCTTGAGGTCTTTCTCGGCGTACAGCAGATCGATACGCTGCTCATCTGCGGCACGAGTATGAGCGGGTGCGTGCGCGCGACCGCGGTCGATGGCTTCATGCGCGACATTCGCTGCATGATCGTGCGGGAGGGCGTCGCCGACCGCAGTGACGCGGTGATGGACGCCAACCTGTTCGACGTCGACCAAAAGTACGGGGATGTCGTCACGCTCGAAATGTGTCTACAGTATTTCGAAGGCTTGCCAAAGGCCGCTGCGCTTTAG
- the dusA gene encoding tRNA dihydrouridine(20/20a) synthase DusA, which yields MIDINRKFCIAPMMDWTDRHCRFFHRLMTRRALLYTEMVTTGAVIHGDRQRLLGFDPAEHPIALQLGGSDPAALATSASIGEGFGYDEINLNVGCPSDRVQEGRFGACLMLEPKLVADSVAAMKAAVKVPVTVKCRIGVDDQDPEQVLFDFARHVKDAGADALIVHARKAWLKGLSPKENREVPPLDYAIVHRLKEAHSDWPIVLNGGLASLEQAHANLGKLDGVMLGRAAYQEPWQLLGVDPLFYGEAAPVASTKEAALALIPYIEEEMAKGVRLNSITRHVLGLFRAVPGARAFRRHLSVEAVKPGASAAVMADALALLVDSSADMAHIAA from the coding sequence ATGATTGATATTAATAGAAAATTTTGCATCGCTCCAATGATGGATTGGACGGACCGGCATTGCCGGTTCTTCCATCGGCTCATGACGCGCCGGGCGCTGCTTTATACCGAGATGGTGACCACCGGCGCCGTCATTCATGGCGACCGGCAGCGGCTCCTCGGTTTCGACCCCGCCGAACACCCGATCGCGCTGCAGCTTGGCGGCAGCGATCCGGCGGCGCTGGCAACAAGTGCCAGCATCGGCGAGGGCTTCGGTTACGACGAGATCAATCTGAATGTCGGCTGCCCGTCTGATCGGGTCCAGGAAGGCCGCTTCGGCGCCTGCCTGATGCTGGAGCCGAAGCTGGTGGCTGACAGCGTCGCGGCGATGAAGGCTGCGGTGAAGGTGCCGGTCACGGTCAAATGCCGCATCGGCGTTGACGACCAGGACCCGGAACAGGTGTTGTTTGATTTTGCCCGGCACGTGAAGGATGCGGGGGCCGATGCGCTCATCGTCCACGCCCGCAAGGCCTGGCTGAAAGGTCTGTCGCCGAAAGAGAACAGGGAAGTCCCTCCGCTCGACTACGCCATCGTGCATCGGCTGAAGGAGGCGCATTCCGATTGGCCGATCGTGCTCAATGGCGGGCTCGCCAGCCTTGAGCAGGCGCACGCCAATCTCGGCAAACTCGACGGCGTCATGCTCGGCCGTGCCGCCTATCAGGAGCCGTGGCAGCTCCTCGGTGTCGATCCGCTGTTCTATGGCGAAGCCGCGCCTGTCGCATCGACCAAGGAGGCGGCGCTGGCGCTCATTCCCTATATCGAAGAGGAGATGGCGAAGGGCGTGCGGCTCAATTCCATCACCCGTCATGTGCTGGGCCTGTTCCGTGCCGTGCCGGGTGCGCGCGCCTTCCGTCGCCACCTCTCGGTCGAGGCGGTGAAGCCGGGCGCCTCCGCGGCGGTCATGGCTGATGCGCTGGCACTGCTGGTGGACTCTTCCGCGGATATGGCGCACATCGCCGCCTGA
- a CDS encoding MBL fold metallo-hydrolase — translation MLEFPFPEVPAAGEVVAIAPGILWARIPLPFRLNHVNIYLIEDDGGWAVVDTGIADERTRGAWRALLAGPLAGKRLTKLIVTHFHPDHIGLAGWLCQEFGIPLLTSQTSYLGCVNISLSQAALEAKPYRDFYLRHGMADEAATLVSTQGQKYLRMVTPLPLTFMRLVAGDTLHLGGRSFAVLSGNGHAPEQTMLYCSEDNIFLAADQVLAKITPNVSVSVVEPEGDPLRLYLRSLKAIVQDVQPDALVLPGHQLPFRGLHLRCEEIASHHAERCSLILEACRVLPRSVAELVPVIFSRNLDAHQMSFAFSEAHAHVNYMLRRGELVWEETRGKVRRVGAV, via the coding sequence ATGCTGGAATTTCCGTTCCCTGAAGTTCCTGCCGCCGGCGAAGTTGTCGCGATTGCGCCTGGGATTCTGTGGGCCCGAATTCCACTGCCGTTTCGACTGAATCACGTCAATATCTATCTGATCGAGGATGACGGCGGTTGGGCCGTTGTTGACACAGGTATCGCCGATGAAAGAACACGCGGGGCATGGCGAGCCCTTCTTGCCGGTCCTCTGGCGGGCAAACGGTTGACCAAGTTAATTGTAACCCACTTCCATCCTGACCATATCGGTCTTGCCGGGTGGCTGTGCCAGGAATTCGGCATCCCGCTGCTCACAAGTCAGACTTCATACCTCGGCTGCGTCAATATATCGCTTAGCCAGGCTGCGTTGGAGGCTAAGCCCTATCGCGATTTCTATCTGAGACATGGGATGGCGGACGAGGCGGCGACCCTCGTCAGTACGCAAGGCCAGAAGTATCTTCGAATGGTCACGCCCTTGCCGCTCACTTTCATGCGTTTGGTTGCGGGTGACACTTTGCATCTCGGTGGTCGAAGCTTTGCGGTGCTTTCCGGCAATGGGCATGCCCCGGAACAGACGATGCTTTACTGCTCCGAAGACAATATCTTTCTCGCCGCTGACCAGGTGCTCGCCAAGATCACGCCGAATGTCAGTGTATCGGTCGTCGAGCCGGAAGGCGATCCGCTTCGTCTCTATTTGCGCTCGCTCAAAGCAATCGTCCAAGATGTTCAGCCGGATGCTCTTGTATTGCCGGGGCATCAATTGCCGTTCCGGGGGCTGCACCTGCGCTGCGAAGAAATAGCATCACATCATGCGGAGCGCTGTAGCCTTATTCTGGAGGCATGTCGTGTCCTGCCCAGATCGGTGGCCGAGTTGGTGCCCGTGATATTCAGCCGTAATCTCGACGCGCACCAGATGAGTTTTGCTTTCAGCGAGGCACACGCCCATGTCAATTATATGCTGAGACGCGGTGAACTCGTGTGGGAGGAGACAAGAGGCAAAGTGCGGCGCGTTGGCGCTGTGTAG
- a CDS encoding sulfite exporter TauE/SafE family protein, translated as MVLGYPINELIWLALLILAGGVVTGFLAGLFGVGGGGVIVPILYEVFRFMDVPADLRMQLCVGTSLAIIVPTTLRSYSAHQKKGAVIPGLLRLWTPAALAGILIGAAAASFAPAVVFKIAFVTFCALMATKMLAGTNRWNIGTELPGRVVLSFYGFAMGALSSLVGVSGGGFSTAILTLYGQPIHRAVATSAGLGVPITIAGTIGYIIAGWPHMGELPPLSLGFVSLPGFVLMAPVASFMTTYGVRLAHGLSRRSLEVAFACFLLLVGTRFLISLF; from the coding sequence ATGGTCCTCGGCTATCCCATCAATGAACTGATCTGGCTGGCGCTGCTGATCCTCGCGGGCGGTGTCGTCACCGGTTTTCTCGCCGGCCTGTTCGGCGTCGGCGGCGGCGGCGTCATCGTGCCGATCCTCTACGAGGTATTCCGCTTCATGGATGTGCCCGCGGATCTGCGTATGCAGCTTTGCGTCGGCACCTCGCTGGCGATCATCGTGCCGACCACCTTGCGGTCCTATTCGGCGCATCAGAAAAAAGGCGCGGTGATCCCGGGCTTGCTGCGGCTGTGGACGCCCGCGGCGCTTGCCGGCATTCTCATCGGCGCGGCTGCAGCGTCTTTCGCGCCCGCCGTCGTTTTCAAGATCGCCTTCGTGACGTTCTGCGCCTTGATGGCCACGAAGATGCTGGCCGGCACCAACCGCTGGAATATCGGCACCGAGTTGCCCGGCCGCGTCGTGCTGTCGTTTTACGGCTTTGCCATGGGCGCGCTGTCGTCATTGGTCGGCGTGTCTGGCGGCGGTTTCTCGACGGCGATCCTCACCCTCTACGGCCAGCCGATTCACCGCGCGGTGGCGACGTCCGCCGGTCTCGGCGTACCCATCACCATCGCGGGCACCATCGGCTACATCATCGCCGGCTGGCCGCATATGGGCGAACTGCCGCCGTTGTCGCTCGGCTTCGTGTCGCTCCCGGGCTTCGTGCTGATGGCGCCGGTCGCCAGTTTCATGACAACCTACGGCGTGCGGCTCGCTCACGGACTGTCGCGCCGGAGCCTGGAAGTGGCGTTTGCCTGCTTCCTGCTGCTGGTCGGCACGCGGTTTTTGATCAGCCTTTTCTAG
- a CDS encoding MBL fold metallo-hydrolase, producing the protein MHLTIIGSGDAFGSGGRYNTCFLLKTAKATLLIDCGASVLPALNAQNADRNAIDAIVLSHLHGDHFGGLPFFLLDAQFLARRDKPLLIAGPPGTKARLEAAMEVFFPKSTGSKWKFPWLVKEIEVGVADDVLGHSIVTAEVIHQSGAPSTALRLSDGEKTFAYSGDTEWTDALLPIARGADLFICECYGFAGKLNGHLTWEVLQPRLGDLGARQTMVTHMNPTMLSRLDEVRAGGVLIADDGLTMAF; encoded by the coding sequence ATGCACCTCACCATTATCGGCTCGGGTGACGCCTTCGGCTCCGGCGGCCGTTACAACACCTGCTTTTTGCTCAAGACCGCCAAGGCGACGCTGCTGATCGATTGCGGCGCCTCGGTGCTGCCGGCTTTGAACGCGCAGAATGCCGATCGCAACGCCATTGACGCCATCGTGCTGTCACATCTTCATGGCGATCACTTCGGCGGCCTGCCGTTCTTCCTGCTCGATGCGCAGTTCCTGGCGCGGCGCGACAAGCCGCTGCTGATCGCCGGACCGCCGGGTACCAAGGCGCGGCTTGAGGCGGCGATGGAAGTGTTCTTTCCGAAATCGACCGGCTCGAAGTGGAAGTTTCCATGGCTGGTCAAGGAAATCGAGGTTGGCGTCGCTGATGATGTGCTCGGCCATTCCATCGTCACCGCTGAGGTGATCCATCAGTCCGGGGCGCCGTCGACGGCGTTGCGTCTGTCCGACGGCGAGAAGACTTTCGCTTATTCCGGTGACACCGAATGGACCGATGCGCTGTTGCCGATCGCGCGCGGCGCCGATCTGTTCATTTGCGAATGCTACGGCTTTGCAGGCAAACTCAACGGTCATCTGACGTGGGAAGTGCTGCAGCCGCGTCTTGGCGATCTCGGCGCCAGGCAAACCATGGTCACGCATATGAACCCGACCATGCTGTCACGCCTCGACGAAGTGAGGGCGGGCGGCGTGCTGATTGCGGACGACGGCTTGACGATGGCGTTTTAG